The following are from one region of the Actinoplanes sp. L3-i22 genome:
- a CDS encoding ATP-binding protein has product MVGGRSAAGPVRSRYTGPALAAAVVLCGLLATLLTVAGLRAAQRENTRRVMDQRAEMALSAVHAETDRYRDLLEAVAAGLATDETVTWDDFDQASAPLDSAGLLGVVAIAYVVPVTTADVPAAQERWRAAGASGLTLHPRAGASEHYFPVFSRILNEHDTATGSAGTDLSGVAQPADALRTARQIGGSTVSDTYVLLRDRKVPAAERQQSFVFAAPVRTRANDPVFRGWLVLGLRGGDFLSGVLATVSQGQLDGTLVAVNSDGSRARVARQPVPGDPDLTRSMTLPVADHVWELGLRADSGRLPGAGGHLPVTVLAGGLILTGILAWLVYVLATGRTRARERVEQATAELRGAEAESRRQAGLLGAIMTTIGDGVSVVDGSGRVLLENPAAKRLMGVTESNDDPGAWQEHYGAFRADGSTPMPVDEMPLIRAMRGEPDVTGEVLIRNANRPDGVLLGVDARPLDPSAGLRGAVAVFRDITDLRQYEKDLAIFAGVVAHDLKSPLAIVRGHCELALDDPGDAAEVRSSLLRIMRAVDRMDALIETLLAYSTARDAALSLADLPLEPLVREALQERAASLRSTGGPRPSWTVGPLPGVRADPAMLRHVLDNLIGNAFKYVRPGAAPYADVTAADAAPGWVRIVVADAGIGIPDPDKPRVFDSFHRAPGSAGYDGTGLGLAICRRVVERHGGEIGVEDNPGGGTRFHFTLPVAANQEELDMRHIPTEPVEEDDAKVRAALDRALAERAAIMDSRLPGLSALPAAEPSSHDPAAARLRAPVPDHQHQD; this is encoded by the coding sequence ATGGTGGGGGGACGGTCGGCGGCGGGACCTGTTCGGAGCCGGTACACCGGCCCGGCGCTGGCGGCCGCCGTCGTGCTCTGCGGCCTGCTCGCCACCCTGCTCACCGTGGCCGGCCTGCGCGCCGCCCAGCGGGAGAACACCCGCCGGGTGATGGACCAGCGCGCCGAGATGGCGCTGTCCGCGGTGCACGCCGAGACCGACCGGTACCGCGACCTGCTGGAGGCCGTCGCCGCCGGGCTGGCCACCGACGAGACCGTCACCTGGGACGACTTCGACCAGGCCAGCGCGCCGCTGGACAGCGCCGGGCTGCTCGGGGTGGTGGCGATCGCCTACGTCGTCCCGGTCACCACCGCGGACGTGCCCGCCGCCCAGGAGCGCTGGCGGGCGGCCGGCGCGAGCGGGCTGACCCTGCACCCGCGGGCGGGCGCGAGTGAGCACTACTTCCCGGTCTTCAGCCGGATCCTGAACGAGCACGACACCGCCACCGGCTCGGCCGGCACCGACCTGAGCGGGGTGGCGCAGCCCGCCGACGCGCTGCGGACCGCGCGGCAGATCGGCGGCAGCACGGTGTCCGACACGTACGTCCTGCTCCGCGACCGCAAGGTGCCGGCCGCCGAGCGCCAGCAGTCGTTCGTCTTCGCCGCCCCGGTCCGGACCCGCGCCAACGATCCGGTCTTCCGCGGCTGGCTGGTCCTCGGCCTGCGCGGCGGCGACTTCCTCTCCGGCGTACTGGCCACGGTCAGCCAGGGCCAGCTGGACGGCACCCTGGTCGCGGTCAACAGCGACGGCAGCCGCGCCCGGGTCGCCCGGCAGCCGGTGCCCGGCGACCCGGACCTGACCCGGTCGATGACGCTGCCGGTCGCCGACCACGTCTGGGAGCTGGGCCTGCGCGCCGACTCGGGCCGCCTCCCGGGGGCCGGCGGGCACCTGCCGGTCACCGTCCTGGCCGGCGGCCTGATCCTCACCGGCATCCTGGCCTGGCTGGTCTACGTGCTGGCCACCGGCCGCACCCGGGCCCGCGAACGGGTCGAGCAGGCCACCGCCGAGCTGCGCGGCGCCGAGGCGGAGAGCCGCCGGCAGGCCGGGCTGCTCGGCGCGATCATGACGACGATCGGGGACGGGGTCAGCGTCGTGGACGGCTCCGGCCGGGTGCTGCTGGAGAACCCGGCGGCCAAGCGGCTGATGGGGGTCACCGAGTCCAACGACGACCCGGGGGCCTGGCAGGAGCACTACGGGGCGTTCCGGGCCGACGGGAGCACGCCGATGCCGGTCGACGAGATGCCGCTGATCCGGGCCATGCGCGGCGAGCCGGACGTGACCGGTGAGGTGCTCATCCGCAACGCCAACCGGCCGGACGGGGTGCTGCTCGGGGTCGACGCGCGACCGCTGGACCCGAGCGCCGGGCTGCGCGGCGCGGTCGCGGTCTTCCGGGACATCACCGACCTGCGGCAGTACGAGAAGGACCTGGCGATCTTCGCGGGCGTGGTGGCGCACGACCTGAAGTCACCGCTGGCGATCGTGCGGGGGCACTGCGAGCTGGCCCTGGACGACCCCGGCGACGCGGCCGAGGTGCGGAGCTCGCTGCTGCGGATCATGCGGGCCGTGGACCGGATGGACGCGCTGATCGAGACGCTGCTGGCGTACAGCACCGCCCGGGACGCCGCGCTGAGCCTCGCCGACCTGCCGCTGGAGCCGCTGGTCCGGGAGGCGCTGCAGGAGCGGGCCGCGAGCCTGCGCAGCACCGGGGGGCCGCGGCCGTCGTGGACGGTCGGCCCGCTGCCCGGGGTCCGCGCCGACCCGGCGATGCTCCGGCACGTGCTGGACAACCTGATCGGCAACGCCTTCAAGTACGTGCGGCCGGGCGCCGCGCCGTACGCCGACGTCACCGCCGCCGACGCCGCGCCGGGCTGGGTGCGGATCGTGGTGGCCGACGCCGGCATCGGCATCCCGGACCCGGACAAGCCCCGGGTCTTCGACTCGTTCCACCGGGCACCGGGCTCGGCCGGGTACGACGGCACCGGGCTCGGCCTGGCCATCTGCCGCCGCGTCGTGGAGCGGCACGGCGGCGAGATCGGTGTCGAGGACAACCCCGGCGGGGGCACCCGGTTCCACTTCACCCTGCCGGTCGCCGCTAACCAGGAGGAGCTCGACATGAGGCACATCCCGACCGAACCCGTGGAAGAGGACGACGCGAAGGTGCGCGCCGCGCTGGACCGGGCGCTCGCCGAGCGGGCCGCGATC
- a CDS encoding alpha-1,4-glucan--maltose-1-phosphate maltosyltransferase, whose translation MTGRFPIEDVTPAVSGGRYPAKAVVGELVPVSAVSYREGHHALGVNVVWRGPDGLTQAFTRMTPGAPGLDQWHATIRPDEVGRWTFTVEAFDDPYRTWRDAVVKKIGAGQGAEDLANDLAEGADVLELAVKIVPADQEERVRDAAAALRDQQRSLFSRVTPALDLEELLWHNPVRQLVTTTRSFAVWVDRERALYSAWYEFFPRSEGAEIGPDATPIRHGNFRTAAERLPAVAEMGFNVVYLPPIHPIGKINRKGRNNTLVARPEDVGSPWAIGSDEGGHDAIHPQLGTLEDFVFFRERAEELGMEVALDLALQAAPDHPWVTEHPEFFTTKADGTIAYAENPPKKYQDIYPINWDNDYRTLRDEVYRVVMHWVNNGVRIFRVDNPHTKAVNFWQWLIPKVKESHPDVLFLAEAFTRPAMMNGLGKIGFTQSYTYFTWRTSAAEMREYMEQLLTSLDWMRPNFWPNTPDILHESLQHGGPAMFKIRAVLASMLTPSWGMYSGYELFEHVPRPGSEEYLDNEKFELKPRDYAAAERAGRSLAPYLTKLNRTRERNPALHWLRNLRFHEIDNGALLCFSKRDAETGNTVLVIVSFDATNVQWGNTTLDMPALGLDWHDRFTVVDQISGATYEWGQYNAVRIDPYVEPAHIFIVQAG comes from the coding sequence ATGACCGGTCGCTTCCCCATCGAAGACGTGACACCGGCTGTGTCCGGTGGCCGCTACCCCGCCAAGGCGGTGGTCGGTGAACTCGTACCGGTTTCCGCGGTGTCCTATCGCGAAGGTCATCACGCACTGGGTGTGAACGTGGTATGGCGTGGCCCCGACGGGCTGACGCAGGCGTTCACGCGGATGACCCCCGGCGCGCCGGGCCTCGACCAGTGGCACGCGACGATCCGCCCGGACGAGGTGGGCCGGTGGACGTTCACGGTGGAGGCGTTCGACGATCCGTACCGGACGTGGCGCGACGCCGTGGTGAAGAAGATCGGCGCCGGCCAGGGCGCCGAGGACCTGGCGAACGACCTCGCCGAGGGCGCCGACGTGCTGGAGCTGGCGGTCAAGATCGTGCCGGCCGACCAGGAGGAGCGGGTCCGCGACGCGGCCGCGGCGCTGCGCGATCAGCAGCGGTCGCTGTTCTCCCGGGTCACCCCGGCGCTGGACCTGGAGGAGCTGCTCTGGCACAACCCGGTGCGGCAGCTGGTCACCACCACCCGCTCGTTCGCCGTCTGGGTCGATCGCGAGCGCGCCCTCTACTCGGCGTGGTACGAGTTCTTCCCCCGCTCCGAGGGCGCCGAGATCGGGCCGGACGCCACGCCGATCAGGCACGGCAACTTCCGGACCGCCGCGGAGCGCCTGCCGGCCGTCGCCGAGATGGGCTTCAACGTCGTCTACCTGCCGCCGATCCACCCGATCGGCAAGATCAACCGTAAGGGCCGCAACAACACCCTGGTGGCCCGTCCCGAGGACGTCGGCTCGCCCTGGGCGATCGGCTCGGACGAGGGCGGCCACGACGCGATCCACCCGCAGCTCGGCACGCTGGAGGACTTCGTGTTCTTCCGCGAGCGGGCCGAGGAGCTGGGCATGGAGGTGGCGCTCGACCTCGCGCTGCAGGCCGCGCCGGACCACCCGTGGGTCACCGAGCACCCGGAGTTCTTCACCACGAAGGCCGACGGCACCATCGCGTACGCCGAGAACCCGCCCAAGAAGTACCAGGACATCTACCCGATCAACTGGGACAACGACTACCGCACGCTGCGCGACGAGGTCTACCGCGTGGTGATGCACTGGGTGAACAACGGCGTGCGGATCTTCCGCGTCGACAACCCGCACACCAAGGCGGTCAACTTCTGGCAGTGGCTGATCCCCAAGGTCAAGGAGTCGCACCCGGACGTGCTGTTCCTGGCCGAGGCGTTCACCCGGCCGGCCATGATGAACGGGCTCGGCAAGATCGGCTTCACCCAGTCGTACACGTACTTCACCTGGCGCACCAGCGCCGCCGAGATGCGCGAGTACATGGAGCAGCTGCTCACCTCGCTGGACTGGATGCGGCCGAACTTCTGGCCCAACACGCCGGACATCCTGCACGAGTCGCTGCAGCACGGCGGCCCGGCGATGTTCAAGATCCGCGCGGTGCTGGCCTCGATGCTCACCCCGTCCTGGGGGATGTACTCCGGTTACGAGCTGTTCGAGCACGTGCCCCGGCCGGGCTCGGAGGAGTACCTCGACAACGAGAAGTTCGAGCTCAAGCCCCGGGACTACGCGGCCGCCGAGCGGGCCGGGCGCTCGCTCGCGCCGTACCTGACCAAGCTGAACCGGACCCGCGAGCGGAATCCTGCCCTGCACTGGCTCCGTAACCTGCGATTCCACGAGATCGACAACGGCGCGCTGCTGTGCTTCTCCAAGCGCGACGCCGAGACCGGCAACACCGTGCTGGTCATCGTCTCCTTCGACGCCACGAATGTGCAGTGGGGCAACACCACACTCGACATGCCCGCCCTCGGGCTCGACTGGCACGACCGCTTCACCGTGGTCGACCAGATCTCCGGGGCGACGTACGAGTGGGGGCAGTACAACGCGGTCCGGATCGACCCCTATGTCGAGCCGGCGCACATCTTCATCGTGCAGGCGGGGTAG
- a CDS encoding general stress protein, with product MTTPDDQSTPAPVPPVPPVDDPAAAAPQATGTVPPGPAGVPQLPAQTLGDPKHAGPTVVVGSYPEYALAQQAVDYLSDNKFPVERTSIIGTDLRLVETVLGRLTTARAAAAGAASGAWFGLFIGVLFGLFSDSNWFAVILTTVLVGAVWGAVFGAIAHAATGGRRDFTSRSSLQAAQYAVLADAEVADEAKTLLIRLNWQASGAQ from the coding sequence ATGACCACCCCCGACGACCAGTCCACCCCCGCCCCGGTGCCGCCGGTGCCGCCGGTCGACGACCCGGCCGCGGCCGCGCCGCAGGCCACCGGCACCGTTCCGCCCGGCCCGGCCGGCGTCCCCCAGCTTCCGGCGCAGACTCTCGGCGACCCGAAGCACGCCGGCCCCACCGTCGTGGTCGGCAGCTACCCCGAGTACGCCCTGGCCCAGCAGGCCGTCGACTACCTCTCCGACAACAAGTTCCCGGTCGAACGCACCTCGATCATCGGCACCGACCTGCGCCTGGTCGAGACGGTCCTGGGCCGCCTCACCACGGCCCGGGCGGCGGCGGCCGGCGCGGCCAGCGGCGCCTGGTTCGGCCTGTTCATCGGCGTGCTGTTCGGCCTGTTCAGCGACTCGAACTGGTTCGCGGTCATCCTGACCACGGTCCTGGTCGGCGCGGTCTGGGGCGCGGTCTTCGGCGCCATCGCGCACGCCGCGACCGGCGGCCGCCGCGACTTCACGTCCCGCAGTTCGCTGCAGGCCGCGCAGTATGCGGTGCTGGCCGACGCCGAGGTCGCCGACGAGGCCAAGACCCTGCTGATCCGCCTCAACTGGCAGGCCAGCGGCGCCCAGTAG
- a CDS encoding RNA polymerase sigma factor SigF: MTVIEVHSAPETTATELLDAMAVMTPGRDRTRIRDRAIEAWLPLARHLANRYSGRGEPTDDLVQTATVGLIKAVDKFDPERGVDFAGYAIPTIIGEIKRHFRDRTWSVRVPRRLQELRLAITEANSTLTHKLGRSPTVPDIAGHLGISEEEVLEGLEGARAYNATSLSTPISADGSTELGDTLGGEDHEYELAETRVALGPALATLDEREQRILTLRFYGNLTQSQIADQIGISQMHVSRLLTKALAKLRNQLDAQL, from the coding sequence ATGACAGTGATCGAGGTTCATAGCGCACCCGAGACCACCGCGACCGAACTGCTCGACGCGATGGCGGTGATGACCCCGGGCCGGGACCGGACCCGGATCCGGGACCGTGCGATCGAGGCCTGGCTGCCTCTCGCCCGCCACCTCGCCAACCGTTACTCCGGCCGCGGCGAGCCGACCGACGACCTGGTCCAGACCGCGACGGTCGGCCTGATCAAGGCGGTCGACAAGTTCGACCCCGAGCGCGGTGTCGACTTCGCCGGCTACGCGATCCCGACCATCATCGGCGAGATCAAGCGGCACTTCCGGGACCGGACCTGGTCCGTGCGGGTGCCGCGCCGGCTGCAGGAGCTGCGGCTGGCGATCACCGAGGCGAACAGCACGCTGACCCACAAGCTGGGCCGGTCGCCGACGGTGCCGGACATCGCCGGGCACCTCGGGATCAGCGAGGAGGAGGTGCTGGAGGGCCTGGAAGGCGCCCGCGCCTACAACGCGACGTCGCTCTCCACGCCGATCAGCGCCGACGGCTCGACCGAGCTGGGTGACACGCTCGGCGGCGAGGACCACGAGTACGAACTGGCCGAGACCCGGGTGGCCCTGGGGCCGGCGCTGGCCACGCTGGACGAGCGTGAGCAGCGGATCCTGACCCTGCGGTTCTACGGGAACCTGACGCAGTCGCAGATCGCCGACCAGATCGGGATCTCCCAGATGCACGTCTCCCGGCTGCTGACCAAGGCCCTCGCCAAGCTCCGCAACCAGCTCGACGCCCAGCTCTGA
- a CDS encoding phosphatase PAP2 family protein produces the protein MTAVTTRRVRPREKSTTGGWHAISPLVIALLAAGAAFLVYRIFIRTGLGQTIDSVSMRGGDINHPQVNEVLSRTLNATQLVVLGIVCLIAVVVGILRRRFDLSVGAALLVISVNVAVQQLKSHLDRPDLDGTSMPNSFPSGHTAAAASVAFVLILAFPRAMRGAMGLLGAAYVAIVAVATVWAEWHRPSDTVAALLIVLALGSLIMWVIRLRRSGPRASITPARFATLPLALVGTICTAACLFGLASVAMSERVMPDLVSGRFAFLTGVAGIMAAVAGTFYFWVRITAGDPLPEQGGKTR, from the coding sequence ATGACGGCGGTCACCACACGTCGCGTACGGCCCCGCGAGAAATCCACAACCGGCGGATGGCACGCGATATCTCCGCTGGTCATCGCGCTGCTGGCGGCCGGGGCAGCGTTCCTCGTCTATCGAATCTTCATTCGTACGGGGCTCGGCCAGACGATAGATAGCGTCTCGATGCGCGGCGGTGATATAAACCACCCGCAGGTCAACGAGGTGCTCAGCCGTACGCTCAACGCCACCCAGCTGGTCGTGCTCGGCATCGTCTGCCTGATCGCCGTCGTCGTCGGCATCCTGCGCCGGCGCTTCGACCTGTCGGTCGGCGCGGCCCTGCTGGTGATCTCCGTGAACGTCGCGGTGCAGCAGCTCAAGTCCCACCTGGACCGGCCCGACCTGGACGGCACGTCGATGCCGAACTCGTTCCCCAGCGGGCACACCGCGGCCGCCGCGTCGGTCGCGTTCGTGCTGATCCTGGCGTTCCCGCGGGCCATGCGCGGCGCGATGGGCCTGCTCGGCGCCGCCTACGTGGCGATCGTCGCGGTCGCCACCGTCTGGGCCGAGTGGCACCGCCCCAGCGACACCGTCGCGGCGCTGCTGATCGTGCTGGCCCTGGGCTCGCTGATCATGTGGGTGATCCGGCTGCGCCGCTCCGGCCCGCGCGCCTCGATCACCCCGGCCCGGTTCGCCACGCTGCCGCTCGCCCTGGTCGGCACCATCTGCACCGCGGCTTGCCTGTTCGGCCTGGCTTCGGTAGCGATGTCCGAGCGCGTCATGCCGGATCTGGTCTCCGGCCGGTTCGCGTTCCTGACCGGTGTGGCGGGGATCATGGCCGCCGTCGCCGGAACGTTCTATTTCTGGGTGCGGATCACCGCTGGTGACCCGTTGCCCGAACAGGGAGGCAAAACCCGATGA
- the ppgK gene encoding polyphosphate--glucose phosphotransferase gives MTILGIDIGGSGVKGAPVDTVLGELLEERFRVPTPQPADVERVVDAVAEVAAKFDGYDSVGVTFPGVVVDGVTRTAANVHKSWIDAPAAQLFTERLGKPVTVLNDADAAGAAEVAFGAGRDQSGLIMMVTLGTGIGTALFLDGVLLPNTELGHLEIDGKDAELIAADRIREAEDMSWEKYAGRVTKYLRHVEMLLSPRLFIIGGGVSKKADKYFPLLEIHTPVVAATLLNNAGIIGAAVSAGQAGSGHGRPHPGAIPVDAGRPGDPAAAEAHTVNAEEAH, from the coding sequence ATGACCATCCTCGGCATCGACATCGGCGGCTCGGGCGTCAAGGGAGCGCCGGTCGACACGGTGCTCGGCGAGTTGCTCGAAGAACGTTTCCGGGTGCCCACCCCACAGCCCGCCGACGTGGAGCGCGTCGTGGACGCGGTCGCCGAGGTGGCGGCCAAGTTCGACGGGTACGACAGCGTCGGCGTCACGTTCCCGGGCGTGGTCGTCGACGGCGTGACCCGGACCGCGGCGAACGTCCACAAGTCCTGGATCGACGCGCCGGCGGCGCAGCTGTTCACCGAGCGGCTGGGCAAGCCGGTCACGGTGCTCAACGACGCCGACGCGGCGGGCGCGGCCGAGGTGGCGTTCGGCGCCGGCCGCGACCAGTCCGGTCTGATCATGATGGTGACCCTGGGCACCGGCATCGGCACGGCGCTGTTCCTGGACGGCGTGCTGCTGCCCAACACCGAGCTCGGCCACCTGGAGATCGACGGCAAGGACGCGGAGCTGATCGCGGCCGACCGGATCCGCGAGGCCGAGGACATGAGCTGGGAGAAGTACGCCGGCCGGGTGACCAAGTACCTGCGGCACGTCGAGATGCTGCTCTCCCCGCGGCTGTTCATCATCGGCGGCGGGGTGAGCAAGAAGGCCGACAAGTACTTCCCGCTGCTGGAGATCCACACGCCGGTGGTGGCGGCCACGCTGCTGAACAACGCCGGCATCATCGGCGCCGCGGTCTCCGCCGGGCAGGCCGGCTCCGGGCACGGCCGGCCGCACCCGGGCGCGATCCCGGTCGACGCCGGCCGCCCCGGTGACCCGGCCGCGGCCGAGGCGCACACCGTGAACGCCGAGGAGGCGCACTGA
- the gsmA gene encoding sporangiospore maturation cell wall hydrolase GsmA, translated as MRHSSRRLLTGTLLVLAAGAGLGVAPSAAQAAGVTAVVDVNSQLKVRARPSLAAEIKGTLHDGQKVTVACTVTGQSVRGKLRTTAVWDKLSSGYYVSDSYLTTVGKAPACGAAPVAEKVKTKPKPKTETTPAYVAGRVKTADGPVNVRTTPSASGVPVRKVANGGAVQLVCSVPGSSVRGTVRTTNLWDQLTDGRYLAHAYVVSAALKPCAPSSATAPATPSMTQAQFIAAAVAGAQLGWRQYGVPPSVTIAQAILESGWGRSGLAAADRNFFGIKCQNGAYGTLANGCHVYATTECDKAGNCFPMSDAFRTYATMAHSFRDHGNFLKVNKRYTPAFAYTRDANNFIWQVWKAGYATDPNYYTKVTGIMTAYNLYAYDTWK; from the coding sequence ATGAGGCACAGCTCCCGACGACTGCTCACCGGCACGCTGCTGGTGCTTGCCGCCGGGGCCGGGCTGGGCGTAGCCCCGTCGGCCGCCCAGGCGGCCGGGGTGACCGCCGTCGTCGACGTCAACAGCCAGCTCAAGGTCCGTGCCAGGCCGTCGCTCGCGGCCGAGATCAAGGGAACCCTGCACGACGGGCAGAAGGTTACCGTGGCGTGCACGGTGACCGGGCAGAGCGTGCGCGGCAAGCTGCGCACGACGGCCGTCTGGGACAAGCTGTCCAGCGGGTACTACGTGTCCGACTCGTACCTGACCACGGTCGGGAAGGCGCCCGCGTGCGGCGCCGCGCCGGTCGCCGAGAAGGTCAAGACCAAACCCAAACCCAAGACCGAGACCACTCCGGCGTACGTCGCCGGCCGGGTGAAGACCGCGGACGGACCGGTGAACGTGCGGACCACGCCGTCGGCCAGCGGCGTGCCGGTGCGCAAGGTCGCGAACGGCGGCGCGGTGCAGCTGGTCTGCTCCGTGCCGGGGTCCAGCGTCCGCGGGACGGTCCGGACCACGAACCTGTGGGACCAGCTGACCGACGGGCGGTACCTCGCGCACGCCTACGTCGTCTCCGCCGCCCTGAAGCCGTGCGCGCCGTCCTCGGCCACCGCGCCGGCCACGCCCAGCATGACCCAGGCCCAGTTCATCGCGGCCGCGGTGGCCGGCGCCCAGCTCGGCTGGCGGCAGTACGGCGTCCCGCCGTCGGTGACGATCGCCCAGGCCATCCTGGAGTCCGGCTGGGGCCGGAGCGGGCTGGCCGCGGCCGATCGGAACTTCTTCGGGATCAAGTGCCAGAACGGCGCGTACGGGACGCTCGCCAACGGCTGTCACGTCTACGCGACGACCGAGTGCGACAAGGCCGGGAACTGCTTCCCGATGTCGGACGCGTTCCGGACGTACGCCACGATGGCCCACTCGTTCCGCGACCACGGGAACTTCCTGAAGGTCAACAAGCGGTACACGCCGGCGTTCGCCTACACCAGGGACGCGAACAACTTCATCTGGCAGGTGTGGAAGGCCGGGTACGCCACCGACCCGAACTACTACACCAAGGTGACCGGGATCATGACCGCGTACAACCTGTACGCCTACGACACCTGGAAATAG
- a CDS encoding PPOX class F420-dependent oxidoreductase: protein MARTIATNTRASRDELVAFLRPRHHAILMTVRKDGTPQSSPNTCGVDAEGRIVISSYPERAKVANIRRNPRVTLCVLSDEWNGPWVQVDGTAEVIDLPDAVEPLVEYFRCISGEHSNWDEYRQAMRDQGKCLIRVTVDAWGPIATGGFPARLAED from the coding sequence ATGGCCCGCACGATCGCCACGAACACCCGGGCGAGCCGGGACGAGCTGGTCGCGTTCCTGCGCCCGCGGCACCACGCGATCCTGATGACGGTCCGCAAGGACGGGACCCCGCAGTCGTCGCCGAACACGTGTGGCGTCGACGCCGAGGGCCGGATCGTGATCTCCAGCTATCCGGAGCGGGCCAAGGTCGCGAACATCCGGCGCAACCCGCGGGTGACGCTCTGCGTGCTCTCCGACGAGTGGAACGGCCCGTGGGTCCAGGTCGACGGCACCGCCGAGGTGATCGACCTGCCGGACGCGGTCGAGCCGCTGGTGGAGTACTTCCGCTGCATCTCCGGCGAGCACTCGAACTGGGACGAGTACCGGCAGGCCATGCGTGACCAGGGCAAGTGCCTGATCCGCGTGACCGTCGACGCCTGGGGCCCGATCGCCACCGGCGGCTTCCCGGCCCGCCTCGCCGAGGACTAG